The Gouania willdenowi chromosome 14, fGouWil2.1, whole genome shotgun sequence nucleotide sequence AGATCCCgacccaaagttgaaaaacactggttaaACGCATTCATCGATGCACGGccacgatctgctgtttgttgttatgtggtgaattggccctcgtcatcTTCCgtagatttcactttattagcaaaccttcgactttgAAAAAAGTCTACTTATCcccaccctgactccctctcccctgttcccttccccctcacccagCTGTAACAGTTTTCTCTTTTAATATTCTCCCTttgataaagtgtttcttatcctaccttagggagggctggtgatggtcacaattattgcaatgaaataaatgtatttatttcattgcaataaaacatgcattgctgtggtGAGAAGATTGCACTACGTacagtgttgaccttcgacaccatgtgcagacaagggtttaaaaaaaaaaaaaaaaaaaagcaaaccttcgacttttatcaccatattctatttttacttccttttttgaattttgactttaatctcaatattatatttcaaaatgtatattttattctccacattttgacataattcttgattttttttttacattacatgttgatgtaatgtgtttgttgctgattttaaatgtttttactgatgattttaaatgtttttgcagctgaaTTTTATCTTACTGTTTTTTGaatctgttgaatgttttctgttgcactttttcattatgtaaatcacattgagttgccttgtgtgtgaaatgcgctatacaaatacatttgccttgatTTACTCAAAATTTATTTCTCCATCTAAATTGGCCCTTATCCTCTTCTGTATTTAACATTGTTCTAAGCTTGTGGCACGATATCCGGCTCAGTCAGAGTCACGTAATCGTCTACGCCGTCTCCTTGTGGTGGCGCATGATGTGCTGGTTCTTCTCCGAGGGCCGGCGGAAGCCCTTAGAGCAGATCTCGCAGCGGTGGGGGTAGTCTTTAGTGTGGATGGAGATCACGTGTCGCTTAAAACCTGACGCGTCCCCTGTGCTGTAGTCGCAGTACTGACACTGGTAGATTCTCCTCTCCTTCTGCCCTTTGCCAATCACTACAGTCACGCTGCTGGCTAAGCTAGCCGCGCTCACTCTAGCCGGCGTGGCGCCGCCGCCACCCGAGCCTCCCGAGCTTCCCGAGCTTCCTGACCCTCCTGACCCGCTCGGGGTGGACTTTTTAGGCGTCGGGGCGGGGGGTGGACTCTCTGTCCTCTTAGGCTCACTGCGTTCAGGTGAGGCCTGCGGCTCCTTGGTGTGCACAGACAGGATATGGCGACTGAGAACAAAGGGGTCCGCGTTCTTAAAGTTGCAGTGGCGGCACTGGTGGGACTTCTTGGAGCGGTGAGACGTGGAGTGCTTCTTGAGTTCAGACGGCCGGTGGAAGCCCTTCCCGCACACGGCGCACTTGTGTGGGTAGTCCTTGGTGTGAACGGAAATGATATGGCGCTTCAGGTCACTGGAGTTGGAACTTTTATGGTCACAGTGGGCACAAGGGTGGGTCTTGTTCTCCTCGTGTGTGAGTCCGTGCTGCattagctcctcctcctcagcaaAAGTCTGGAAACAGCGCTCACACTTGTATGGCATTTCTTTGCTATGCTTAGTCTTGATGTGAGTTTTAAGATTGGACGAGTCTGCAGACTTGTAGTCACAGAAGAGACAGGAGTACGGCTTCTCGCCGGTGTGTGTACGCATGTGTTTCTTCAACTCAGAAGGATGTCGGAATCCCTTTCCGCACTCTACGCAAATGTGCGGGAAGCTTTTACTGTGGACAGCGAGCAGATGCCGATTGAGCAGCCCCTGCTCAGCGGTTTCATAGTCACAGAACTTGCATTTATGCATCTTGGTGGGCACTGGGAGCGGCTGGCTCTTGGGCTCACGGTGATGGTGCTGCAGTCTGTGGGAGAACAGCGCCGCCTGCTGGTGGAACTCCTTACCGCACATTTCACACTCGAAAGGAGCCTTGCTGCTCAGCGCGTGCACCTCCATGTGGTTGTGCAGGCTGGCTTTCTTGTTGGTGGTGAAGTCACAGTCTGTGCATTGGTACTTTTTCCGAGTCAGGACATCTTGGTGGTGATTCTTCGTGTGGCGCTTCAAGAAGCCCCGGGATTTGAACTTCTTACCGCAGAGCATGCAGGGGTAGACGGTGAGCGGCTGACCATACGGGCCGATGATGATGGCTGCAGGAAAGATAGAAACGTCTCATTTAGTGTCAAACTGCATCAAGGAGAaatttagaccaggggtgttaaactaattttagttcaggggccaaaaacagacccgtttgatctcaagtgggccacccATTTTAGGCAGGAgaaagagcaatttcaacatgaacCTCTTAAGCCCCAGACACTTTTCGCCACAAATCACATAACCATAACAAATAAcgtttttcttagtttttacatgacctacatggctaatttttttttcagactgaAGTAGGACCCTAAGttgttacagatgatgtgaaatatTGGAGAagtatgatactgagtgacaataaatcatgttttaaatacagaaatctatAGTCCGccccaaaaaaaacctaaagatttacataaatataaagtaaaTTCTCATTATCGAAGGCTGTAAAAGCAGGAacaattgaactaatgtatcaATCACCTACAATCAACTATAGCAAGTTTGagataataaaaaacattaggccaaagatacacgtttttgtacaaaatttgttattttttccattaTGTTTAGATTAAAAATGGACTGTAATAATGTGATACACACAttactgaattattttgtaatttccacaatgatacatgtttttctgtcatttttactttctctttgctggccaaattagatgctttagagggccggatttggctcccgggccttgagtttgacacgtgatttaAACAATGAAAGTtgatgaaaaagttaaaaaatcttccactgtttttacaagtatTGTCAAAGTGCCTGTGAGCTGCCTCCCTATCTCCTGCTAAGCAGGGGGAGGGGCCAggtggaagcccctcccacttgtgAGTCTGCACACCTGATTCTTTTAATGACACTAACCTATCACTGTGGGTGGATTGGGACAATGGCAGGGCATGCTTAGCAGCTACAGAGGAAATAGTTTGTTCCCCTAAATTGGGACTGAACTGTTATGTGAAAGACTTTTTACACGTTTGGATGAACAACTCATGGTAAGACCTCGAAATATAGCCACGGGCTTCATATAAACTTCTGTTGCTTGGAAAATTAATTCAAAAGTAATCGGGAAACTTGGACTTCAACATTGTTGAATTTGAATCAATTTcttgttcatttatttgcaaactttggcaaattgtttaaattatttaaagattTATTAAGCTTATTTCATGTCCCATGTTGACTGTGTATAATTAAAATTAGATTTGGttaatgtgaaatataaataagtAGGGATggaacgattcactcaactcccgatacgatccgattcacgatactgggttcacgatacgattctctcacgatttattttacaaaatgtgactgtagacaaatgttttttttgggaaaaaaactagaaaatactgtactgttttccttttatttttcattgtcaaaagaattccttgataaacaattcaaaacaatgcaatttaactaaaaataaatcttgaatgaaataaataaaggaataatacaaatgaaaatgaagcctattaatttaaattctggttccataataaacaatgcaaaactgcataatagttatttttctttttaaaagtgcaactgaaaatgtattttgtgccttaacaattggactttaaaaaaaaaaaacagtctgcactgtatttacatcagatatttgtttggaccagcagagggcgctggtaccccagtggttggttgaaatgcagatattattgcagtgaagaagaggtgctatgctagcagacagagctaatagaaaaacgtgacttttacagatattcacgtaatattacagatattctttcagtgctaaaggggtaaggaatcatttgtgaacatgtttaagagtagaaagcGGCTAGAAAAAAGTAGTAGCAGAGTCCGCTCGCCACCTACACTTTTGGACGAGAAgtgaaaaaagtactgcgaatCAATTTTTAGAGTATtaatgtgaatcgtgatacctatgaatcgatttttaactgccttgtgattaatcgttacatccctactttataCAGTGTGACGCAAAAACCCTTCTATCCTCTGTGtctcttcaacagtccgtgattactcttctaataagtacatttcaaagattttagcccaaatttatgaaaaaaagacaatgggGGATCCCTCTAAATCTTATCTTACTTCTGATGAAAACTATATTGCTCCAAGTATTGGGTGATATTGCTAAACAAGTCAAGTTGGGTCTTAGAACCAACCAGGGCCTGCAGACGTTTACATTGACACCAAAGACAGTTGATTATTCTttcaacaaaaaatgttttcagttttaaattagcagttaaaataaatgttttaattactaAGAAACTGGGATTCAGAGGAATTCTCAACAAGTGCACTTAAAGTCACACAGCACTGTATTATCGCTTCAATTGCAGAACAAAGTACAAATTTAAGTAGCGCTAGATGtagttttgtagattttttctTTGATGCATCTTTGTATTA carries:
- the LOC114476105 gene encoding zinc finger X-chromosomal protein translates to MDEDVSRLSIHSGEPKIILHGSDEGGAGGQEFVVELQETVLVSEGEGEGMAVHRFAPDELVIQDAVEDVVSEYVHCEEDEDVAVETCVMALDGEEEGVAMGDIPEDGLDSEPQDEDQDGCGDYLMISLDEAGKMVSEDGTEVTVEGAVEDQEVEKDEDGQEVIKVYIFKADSGEDDMGDAVDISDGDAESLALTETSGHTLREKMVYMSVGDSHHIQGNHGGEDESCENRNGAASALLHIDESDGVDALNRQRSKNRRRSEPRQVQTAIIIGPYGQPLTVYPCMLCGKKFKSRGFLKRHTKNHHQDVLTRKKYQCTDCDFTTNKKASLHNHMEVHALSSKAPFECEMCGKEFHQQAALFSHRLQHHHREPKSQPLPVPTKMHKCKFCDYETAEQGLLNRHLLAVHSKSFPHICVECGKGFRHPSELKKHMRTHTGEKPYSCLFCDYKSADSSNLKTHIKTKHSKEMPYKCERCFQTFAEEEELMQHGLTHEENKTHPCAHCDHKSSNSSDLKRHIISVHTKDYPHKCAVCGKGFHRPSELKKHSTSHRSKKSHQCRHCNFKNADPFVLSRHILSVHTKEPQASPERSEPKRTESPPPAPTPKKSTPSGSGGSGSSGSSGGSGGGGATPARVSAASLASSVTVVIGKGQKERRIYQCQYCDYSTGDASGFKRHVISIHTKDYPHRCEICSKGFRRPSEKNQHIMRHHKETA